A stretch of Natator depressus isolate rNatDep1 chromosome 2, rNatDep2.hap1, whole genome shotgun sequence DNA encodes these proteins:
- the ANKMY2 gene encoding ankyrin repeat and MYND domain-containing protein 2, protein MAPPRRGELSPAEKALLAVIAQGNTEEAGRLLGSKNVRVNCLDEHGMTPLMHAAYKGKVDMCRLLLRHGADVNCNEHEHGYTALMFAGLSGSKEITWMMLEAGAETDVVNSVGRTAAQMAAFVGQHDCVTIINNFFPRERLDYYTKPQGLDKEPKLPVKFAGPLHKIITTTNLHPVKIVLLVKENPLLAEVEALLKCYRVLDLICEKCMKQRDMNEVLAIKMHYISCIFQKCINFLKEREDKLDGLIKSLLKGRDTDGFPVYQEKLIRECIRKFPYCEATLLQQLVRSIAPVEIGSDPTAFSVLTQAITGQVGFVDAEFCTTCGEKGADKRCSVCKMVIYCDQNCQKIHWFTHKKVCKMLKEAHEKQELEAAKEKRRQEKKQERDEAQAADPSSTNEEQSDPHPGATKEVDLNHAVDRTEERVLNNEPAAPQPRPDNQSESETSLADIAVQKVQEAEE, encoded by the exons CATGGCATGACCCCTTTAATGCATGCAGCATACAAAGGGAAAGTTGACATGTGCAGGTTGCTCTTGCGGCATGGAGCGGATGTTAACTGCAATGAACACGAGCATGGATATACTGCCTTGATGTTTGCTGGACTCTCAG GCAGCAAAGAAATTACCTGGATGATGTTAGAGGCTGGAGCAGAGACTGATGTTGTCAACTCTGTGGGAAGGACAGCAGCTCAGATGGCTGCCTTTGTGG GTCAACATGATTGCGTAACCATCATCAACAACTTCTTTCCACGGGAAAGGCTAGACTACTACACTAAACCACAAGGACTAGATAAAGAACCAAAACTGCCAGTGAAGTTTGCTGGGCCTCTTCACAAAATTATTACTACTACAAACTTGCATCCTGTTAAG ATTGTGCTGCTGGTCAAAGAGAACCCCCTATTGGCAGAAGTAGAAGCACTGCTGAAATGCTACAGGGTGTTGGATCTGATTTGTGAGAAATGCATGAAGCAGAGAGATATGAATGAAGTACTGGCTATTAAAATGCACTATATCAGTTGCATCTTCCAGAAATGTATTAATTTTCTCAAAGAGCGAGAGGATAAACTGGATGGATTAATCAAAAG TCTATTGAAAGGCAGAGATACAGATGGTTTTCCTGTGTATCAAGAGAAGCTTATCAGAGAGTGCATTCGAAAGTTTCCTTACTGTGAAGCTACCCTGCTCCAGCAGCTGGTGAGAAGTATTGCTCCTGTTGAAATT ggctcTGATCCTACTGCTTTCTCTGTACTTACACAAGCTATTACTGGCCAAGTGGGCTTTGTGGATGCTGAATTCTGTACAACCTGtggggaaaagggagcagacaaaaGATGTTCTGTATGTAAAATG GTTATTTATTGTGACCAGAACTGCCAGAAAATACACTGGTTTACCCACAAAAAAGTTTGTAAGATGCTGAAGGAGGCTCATGAGAAGCAAGAGCTAGAAGCTGCCAAAGAAAAACGGAGACAAGAAAAAAAGCAAGAGAGAG ATGAAGCACAAGCAGCTGATCCTAGTTCCACAAATGAAGAACAGTCAGACCCTCACCCAGGAGCTACCAAAGAAGTGGATCTAAATCATGCAGTTGACAGAACAGAGGAACGTGTGCTTAACAATGAGCCAGCAGCCCCACAACCTCGTCCTGACAATCAGTCTGAAAGTGAGACTAGCTTAGCTGACATTGCTGTGCAAAAAGTTCAAGAAGCTGAAGAGTAA